One window of the Cryptomeria japonica chromosome 7, Sugi_1.0, whole genome shotgun sequence genome contains the following:
- the LOC131060496 gene encoding (S)-canadine synthase CYP719A21-like, producing the protein MGKIYGPIMTVWMGPLPVIVLTGQAPIWEALVNQAVNFSGRHLFYSRQFITASYRTIFSSPYNEHWIKLRKLLHNNVLSPAHVELQSSSHQASVNKLIDNLEKEMEENNGVVRPLHALKMMAMSFIAPLCFGLDFQDDNFLSKLEEFIAEDISLTKREDTFLDLFPLSRFFVPSSIRTERKWKSLRDDILHLLLPFIRFARSYRECFKRSAPSSFLYCLLSIGEGEEAEHKSKLSDEEIAFNLHELFVLAVDSTSTAIEWALAYLITNPHIQERAFQEISQAAQEGQGGLLSFKDLRKLPYLQSVVKETVRKESIAPFGMLHHTENECKVMDITIPAKSVVLFNLHSVSNDPELWKEPEEFRPDRFLDKNESEKVRMAYLPFGAGRRVCAGMDLASVYVPITLANLLKSFEWGCAKEGSLPDLSRDVSGLLMSMKYSLEARITPRPS; encoded by the coding sequence ATGGGCAAAATATATGGTCCGATCATGACAGTTTGGATGGGTCCATTGCCAGTTATAGTCCTCACCGGCCAAGCTCCAATCTGGGAGGCCCTGGTTAATCAGGCCGTCAATTTTTCTGGTCGGCACTTATTCTACTCTAGGCAATTCATTACTGCCTCTTACAGGACTATATTTAGTTCTCCCTACAACGAGCATTGGATTAAGCTCAGAAAGCTTCTGCACAACAATGTTCTCAGTCCAGCCCATGTTGAACTTCAGAGCTCCTCTCACCAGGCAAGTGTGAATAAACTCATCGACAACTTAGAAAAGGAGATGGAAGAGAACAATGGCGTAGTGAGGCCCCTTCATGCCTTGAAAATGATGGCAATGAGTTTTATTGCCCCCTTATGCTTTGGCTTAGACTTTCAAGACGATAACTTCTTGTCCAAGCTGGAAGAATTCATAGCTGAAGATATTAGCCTGACTAAAAGAGAAGATACATTTCTGGATTTATTTCCTCTTAGTCGCTTCTTTGTTCCTTCATCAATCAGAACTGAAAGGAAATGGAAGTCTCTGCGAGATGATATTCTGCATCTACTGTTGCCTTTTATCCGGTTTGCTCGCAGTTATAGAGAATGCTTTAAGCGGTCTGCTCCCAGCAGTTTCTTGTATTGTTTACTGTCCATTGGAGAAGGGGAGGAGGCCGAACATAAATCAAAGTTATCCGATGAAGAGATAGCTTTCAATTTGCATGAGCTATTCGTTCTCGCAGTAGACAGCACATCCACGGCCATAGAATGGGCTCTGGCTTACCTGATAACCAACCCTCACATCCAAGAGAGGGCTTTTCAAGAAATAAGCCAAGCAGCGCAGGAAGGACAAGGTGGGTTGTTAAGTTTTAAGGATTTGAGGAAGCTTCCATACTTACAAAGTGTGGTGAAGGAAACGGTGAGAAAAGAATCGATTGCCCCATTTGGAATGTTGCACCATACAGAAAACGAATGTAAGGTGATGGACATCACCATACCTGCGAAGTCAGTAGTTCTCTTTAATCTACACAGCGTGTCCAACGATCCTGAGCTTTGGAAAGAGCCCGAGGAGTTCAGGCCTGACAGATTTCTCGACAAGAATGAGTCGGAAAAGGTGAGAATGGCATATCTTCCGTTTGGAGCAGGCAGGCGTGTGTGCGCAGGAATGGACTTGGCCAGCGTGTATGTTCCCATCACTCTTGCCAATTTACTTAAATCATTTGAGTGGGGATGTGCGAAGGAAGGCAGTCTACCTGATCTTAGTCGGGATGTTTCAGGTCTGCTCATGTCCATGAAGTATTCATTGGAAGCTCGAATTACACCTCGTCCATCATGA